One genomic region from Candidatus Poribacteria bacterium encodes:
- a CDS encoding LamG domain-containing protein — protein sequence MNAKIITITLGLILMLSMSLTGAAEITEDMIAAAWLFDGDAEDVSGNGFDGEVKGGKFVKGQIGDAIELNGSDEWIEIPKRIGEFEEITFTHWVKSTGREGAWRVFFNNNGWKPGDIHYQMHPNNKVEFSIHSNPGGNDTFANYMLAGDQMDKWVHIATAYSAKEKKIRFYANGELDIENDWGGNPGVLDPARIGDWNQSRQWEGLIDEFIIFNTVLSEDDIQAVMNDGYETTLAVDAKGKLATTWASLKK from the coding sequence TTGAACGCAAAGATTATTACGATTACCCTCGGTCTGATACTGATGTTGAGTATGAGTCTAACTGGTGCTGCTGAGATTACCGAGGATATGATTGCAGCAGCATGGCTGTTTGATGGCGATGCCGAAGATGTTTCCGGAAACGGATTTGATGGTGAAGTCAAAGGTGGCAAGTTTGTCAAAGGCCAAATCGGCGATGCGATCGAACTCAACGGCTCAGACGAGTGGATCGAAATTCCGAAACGGATCGGCGAATTTGAAGAAATTACCTTTACACACTGGGTCAAATCCACTGGACGCGAGGGAGCGTGGCGTGTTTTCTTCAACAACAACGGTTGGAAACCAGGAGATATCCACTACCAGATGCATCCGAATAACAAGGTTGAGTTTTCCATTCACAGTAACCCGGGTGGGAACGACACTTTTGCCAACTATATGTTAGCAGGAGATCAGATGGATAAATGGGTTCACATTGCAACCGCTTACAGTGCGAAGGAAAAGAAAATCCGCTTTTACGCTAACGGCGAACTCGATATCGAAAACGATTGGGGTGGGAATCCCGGGGTCCTTGATCCCGCTCGGATTGGCGATTGGAATCAATCCCGACAGTGGGAAGGGTTGATAGACGAATTCATCATTTTCAACACTGTCCTCAGTGAAGACGACATCCAAGCCGTTATGAACGACGG